The Podospora pseudocomata strain CBS 415.72m chromosome 3, whole genome shotgun sequence genome window below encodes:
- a CDS encoding hypothetical protein (EggNog:ENOG503P44F; COG:S) — protein MGSLATTQRFKLVFFVPTSHTEQCKAAVFKVGAGRYPGPGNYTECCWTAMGTGQFRPGKGANPHTGAVGKLERIEEARVETLVVGEDVVRRAVEALKRAHPFEEPAYEVYRIESY, from the exons aTGGGCAGCCTCGCCACAACACAACGCTTCAAACTAGTCTTTTTCGTCCCTACCTCCCACACTGAGCAATGCAAAGCTGCCGTGTTCAAGGTTGGAGCGGGGCGGTACCCCGGACCGGGGAACTACACCGAGTGCTGCTGGACAGCGATGGGAACGGGGCAGTTTAGACCCGGGAAAGGGGCTAATCCGCATACGGGGGCGGTTGGAAAGTTGGAGAGgattgaggaggcgagaGTTGAGACgttggttgtgggggaggatgtggttaggagggcggtggaggctTTAAAGAG GGCGCATCCTTTTGAGGAGCCGGCGTATGAGGTTTATAGGATTGAGAGTTATTGA
- a CDS encoding hypothetical protein (COG:I; COG:J; COG:T; EggNog:ENOG503NTYP), giving the protein MLIPSQSWQTHAAEKRESLLASIPDGWKLSPEDFTKAKSQRDNTGVVREHLEAAEALILAKDAPDIVSHLKDGTYSAVQVTTSSCKAAAIAHQIGNCLMKSSLTRPWNVAKALDAHFKETGTASGPLHNLPVSLKDQFRVKGVYTTMGYVG; this is encoded by the exons ATGTTGATACCGAGCCAAAGTTGGCAGACCCACGCGGCGGAGAAGCGCGAGAGCCTTCTTGCCAGTATACCTGACGGTTGGAAGCTCTCGCCAGAGGACTTCACAAAAGCGAAAAGCCAACGCGACAACACTGGGGTTGTTCGAGAGCACTTGGAAGCCGCCGAAGCGTTGATATTAGCTAAAGACGCTCCAGATATCGTCAGTCACTTGAAGGATGGGACCTACAGTGCTGTGCAGGTCACCACTTCTTCTTGCAAAGCGGCAGCCATTGCCCACCAAATT GGCAACTGTCTTATGAAATCCTCTTTGACCAGGCCTTGGAACGTGGCCAAGGCTCTCGACGCCCATTTCAAGGAGACAGGAACGGCCTCTGGACCTCTTCACAATCTTCCAGTCAGTTTGAAGGACCAGTTCCGCGTTAAAGGCGTCTATACAACTATGGGATATGTCGGATGA
- the SPF1 gene encoding putative cation-transporting ATPase 1 (EggNog:ENOG503NV0M; COG:P) has product MAPLVDNSQIQSAELLRPLPLAQHAYIWPFAIIWPIFLRYYLSEELYNKHIGAQEWTFVWVGSIITVQALTWLCTHWSVNLDATFTARKVRTIEDAKLIKVVPIANAGSAEICKLVRDKVGGKPNLSFLFQKRRFLYDPETKKFGTLAYDIDASPAPKLEKFQKSRGITSASELERLEQHYGTNTFDIPVPTFTELFKEHAVAPFFVFQLFCVGLWLLDEYWYYSLFTLFMLVMFESTVVWQRQRTLVEFRGMSIKPYNIYVYRLGKWTEIQSDKLLPGDLVSVSRTKEDSGVACDMILVEGTAIVNEAMLSGESTPLLKDSIQLRPGEAEIDIEGLDKNSFLWGGTKVLQITHGNTEEDRPKLASGVPAPPDNGAMAIVTKTGFETSQGSLVRTMIYSTERVSANNAEALFFILFLLIFALAASWYVWDEGVKKDRKRSKLLLDCILITTSVVPPELPMELSLAVNTSLAALAKFAIFCTEPFRIPFAGRIDVACFDKTGTLTGEDLVVEGIAGLGLGHSGTDTPRETDGAHSHMTKVHDAGLETTLVLATAHALVKLDEGEVVGDPMEKATLNALGWSLGKNDTLTSKPTTVATTGIAGTVQIKRRFQFSSALKRQSAVATIHATENKADQRLKGTFVAVKGAPETIMKMLVTVPKDYEETYKYFTRRGSRVLALAYKHLSVDNELGMSRINDLKREKVESELTFAGFLVLQCPLKDDAKEAVRMLNESSHRVVMITGDNPLTAVHVAKEVEIVDRDVLILDSPEHSVHGEEKLVWRSVDDKVQIEVDPTKPIDPQIIKTKDLCVTGYALNKFKDQVGWKTLLRHTWVYARVSPKQKEDILLGLKDMGYYTLMAGDGTNDVGALKQAHIGVALLNGTQQDLTRIAEHARDQRMKGMYQKQVDLMKRWNQPAPPVPAMIAHLYPPGPSNPHYEKAMEREAAKRGVTVAQLAKANGTDIETVTSPAAQQLINQDPRRAKQSDAVAKATNFADKLQQSMMDAELDDEPPSLKLGDASVAAPFTSKLRNVIAIPNIIRQGRCTLVATIQMYKILALNCLISAYSLSVLYLEGIKFGDGQITISGMLMSVCFLSISRAKSVEGLSKERPQPNIFNFYIIGSILGQFAVHVATLIYIARFCDRLEPRSEMVDLEAEFSPSLLNSAVYLLQLIQQISTFAVNYQGRPFRESLSENRGMFWGILGVTAIAFSCSTEFLPELNQQMKLVPFTEEFKTTMTAVMVLDYVACYAIEIVLKFLFSDLKARDIAERRPEQLERERARKEEERKKKEEEEDRKREEQVKEFERKLEENKRRLAEAWGRN; this is encoded by the exons ATGGCGCCGCTCGTCGATAACTCGCAGATTCAGTCCGCTGAACTGCTGCGCCCGCTGCCTCTGGCCCAGCATGCCTACATTTGGCCGTTTGCCATAATATGGCCCATCTTTCTACGATACTATCTCAGCGAGGAACTCTACAACAAACACATCGGGGCGCAGGAATGGACATTTGTCTGGGTTGGCTCTATCATCACTGTCCAGGCGCTGACCTGGCTCTGCACACACTGGAGTGTTAACCTTGATGCCACGTTCACCGCCCGGAAGGTCCGCACCATCGAGGATGCGAAACTGATCAAGGTTGTCCCAATTGCGAATGCCGGCTCTGCTGAGATTTGCAAGCTTGTTCGCGACAAG GTCGGAGGCAAGCCCAACCTCTCGTTCCTTTTCCAAAAGCGCCGTTTTCTCTACGATCCCGAGACCAAGAAGTTCGGTACCCTTGCCTACGACATCGATGCTAGCCCTGCCCCAAAGCTTGAGAAGTTCCAGAAATCCAGGGGTATCACCAGCGCCTCCGAGTTGGAGCGCCTCGAGCAGCACTATGGCACCAACACTTTCGACATCCCAGTCCCAACTTTCACCGAGCTCTTCAAGGAACACGCGGTCGCCCCGTTCTTTGTGTTCCAGCTGTTTTGCGTGGGTCTCTGGCTGTTGGATGAATACTGGTACTACTCgctcttcaccctcttcaTGCTCGTCATGTTCGAAAGCACCGTGGTCTGGCAGCGTCAGCGCACCCTTGTTGAATTCCGAGGAATGAGCATCAAGCCTTACAACATCTACGTCTATCGCCTCGGCAAGTGGACTGAAATCCAGAGCGACAAGCTTCTGCCTGGCGATTTGGTCTCAGTCTCGCGCACCAAGGAGGACAGCGGTGTTGCCTGCGATATGATCTTGGTCGAGGGTACTGCGATTGTGAATGAGGCCATGCTCTCCGGTGAGAGTACTCCTCTTCTCAAGGATTCAATTCAACTTCGTCCCGGCGAGGCTGAAATCGATATCGAGGGTCTCGACAAGAACTCTTTCCTCTGGGGAGGCACCAAGGTCTTGCAGATTACCCATGGCAACACTGAAGAGGACAGGCCTAAGCTTGCTTCAGGCGTTCCCGCGCCTCCTGACAACGGAGCCATGGCTATTGTCACCAAGACTGGTTTCGAGACTTCCCAGGGAAGCTTGGTTCGTACCATGATCTACTCTACTGAACGCGTCTCGGCCAACAACGCCGAGGCTCTGTTCTTCATCTTGTTCTTGCTTATCTTTGCTCTTGCTGCCTCTTGGTATGTCTGGGACGAGGGTGTCAAGAAGGACCGCAAGAGATCTAAGCTTCTGTTGGACTgcattctcatcaccacaagcGTCGTGCCCCCTGAGCTTCCCATGGAACTCAGCTTGGCCGTCAACACCAGTTTGGCTGCTCTTGCCAAGTTCGCTATCTTCTGCACTGAACCCTTCAGAATTCCCTTCGCTGGCCGCATCGATGTGGCATGCTTCGACAAGACTGGCACTCTCACGGGAGAAGACCTCGTGGTTGAGGGTATCGCTGGTCTTGGCCTGGGCCACTCTGGCACTGACACCCCTAGGGAGACCGATGGCGCCCATAGCCATATGACCAAGGTCCACGATGCTGGCCTCGAGACCACCCTCGTCCTTGCCACTGCGCATGCTCTTGTCAAGCTTGAcgaaggggaggttgttggagacCCGATGGAAAAGGCTACACTCAACGCTCTTGGTTGGTCCTTGGGCAAGAATGATACCTTGACTAGCAAACCTACCACTGTTGCGACTACCGGCATTGCTGGCACCGTTCAGATCAAGCGCCGTTTCCAGTTTTCTTCTGCTTTGAAGCGCCAGAGCGCTGTCGCCACCATCCATGCCACTGAGAACAAGGCCGACCAGAGACTGAAGGGTACTTTTGTCGCCGTCAAGGGCGCCCCCGAGACGATCATGAAGATGCTGGTCACTGTGCCCAAGGACTACGAGGAAACGTACAAGTACTTCACTCGCCGTGGTTCCCGTGTCTTGGCGTTGGCTTACAAGCACTTGTCTGTGGATAACGAGCTTGGTATGAGCAGGATCAACGACTTGAAGCGTGAGAAGGTGGAATCGGAACTTACTTTTGCTGGTTTCTTGGTTCTTCAGTGCCCTCTCAAGGACGATGCCAAGGAGGCGGTTCGCATGCTCAACGAGAGCAGCCACCGTGTCGTCATGATTACCGGAGATAACCCGCTTACTGCTGTTCACGTCGCCAAGGAGGTGGAAATCGTCGACCGGGATGTTCTCATCTTGGATTCCCCTGAGCACAGCGTGCATGGTGAGGAGAAGCTCGTCTGGCGCAGCGTCGACGACAAGGTTCAAATTGAGGTTGACCCCACCAAGCCTATCGACCCTCAGATTATCAAGACGAAGGATCTCTGTGTTACCGGTTATGCTCTGAACAAGTTCAAAGATCAAGTTGGCTGGAAGACTCTGTTGCGCCACACGTGGGTGTACGCCCGTGTTTCGCCCAAGCAAAAGGAGGATATTCTCTTGGGTCTCAAGGATATGGGCTACTACACTCTGATGGCTGGCGATGGTACCAACGATGTCGGTGCGCTCAAGCAAGCCCACATCGGTGTTGCTCTTCTCAACGGCACTCAACAGGATCTGACACGCATTGCCGAACACGCACGCGACCAACGGATGAAGGGCATGTACCAGAAGCAGGTCGACCtgatgaagagatggaacCAGCCTGCGCCCCCCGTTCCTGCCATGATCGCCCACTTGTACCCCCCTGGACCCAGCAACCCCCATTACGAGAAGGCCATGGAGCGCGAGGCTGCCAAGAGAGGTGTCACAGTCGCCCAGCTCGCCAAGGCCAACGGCACCGACATCGAGACTGTGACTTCTCCTGCCGCTCAGCAACTCATCAACCAGGACCCGCGGAGAGCTAAGCAATCTGATGCTGTGGCCAAGGCCACCAACTTTGCCGACAAGCTTCAACAATCCATGATGGACGCTGAGCTTGACGATGAGCCCCCTTCGCTGAAGCTGGGTGATGCCTCCGTCGCCGCCCCCTTCACTTCCAAGCTCCGTAACGTCATTGCCATTCCCAACATTATCCGCCAAGGTCGTTGCACCCTTGTTGCCACCATTCAAATGTACAAGATTCTCGCTCTCAACTGCCTGATTAGTGCGTACAGTTTGAGTGTTTTGTACCTCGAGGGTATCAAGTTTGGCGACGGTCAGATCACCATCAGTGGTATGCTCATGAGCGTCTGCTTCTTGTCTATCTCCCGCGCCAAATCCGTTGAGGGTCTGTCCAAGGAGAGACCCCAGCCGAATATCTTTAATTTTTATATCATCGGGTCCATTCTTGGCCAGTTTGCTGTTCATGTCGCGACACTTATCTACATTGCCCGGTTTTGCGATAGGCTTGAGCC TCGCTCCGAAATGGTCGATCTCGAGGCCGagttctccccctcccttctcaaCTCGGCCGTCtacctccttcagctcatcCAGCAGATCTCCACTTTTGCCGTCAACTACCAGGGCCGTCCCTTCCGCGAATCGCTCTCGGAGAACCGGGGCATGTTCTGGGGCATTCTTGGCGTCACCGCCATTGCATTTTCCTGCTCCACCGAGTTTCTCCCTGAGCTCAACCAACAGATGAAGCTCGTGCCCTTCACCGAGGAGTTCAAGACTACCATGAcagcggtgatggtgctggatTATGTTGCTTGCTATGCTATCGAAATCGTTCTCAAGTTCTTGTTCTCGGACCTCAAGGCGAGGGACATTGCCGAGAGGAGACCGGAGCAgcttgagagggagagggcgaggaaggaggaggaacgcaagaagaaggaagaagaggaggatagaaagagggaggagcaggtgaaggagtttgagaggaagctggaggagaataAGAGGAGGCTGGCGGAGGCATGGGGGAGGAATTAA
- a CDS encoding hypothetical protein (CAZy:GH2; COG:G; EggNog:ENOG503P0GE) gives MSSRCAASSVVRQLLVAVVLFIVGVLAQAATRERISLNADWRFQRFTSNPDNLNYNTLKPWLTPSANNFINDASRRTKRPSNEPPNVTYTQANFNDNSWEALSLPHDWAVKGPFYVGNNVPVGGNMGRLPIQGVGWYRKKFTLNPGDEGKSVYLEVDGAMSYAAVWINGKIAGGWPYGYASFRVDLTPYLQSGSNQLAIRLDQAVESSRWYPGAGIYRNVWLTKVNPIHVGQFGTFVKTRSSSAQTATLDLTVQVENSASTAAAGQVQVVTDIHSYDAVSGKAGAKIGGFSNTTVNVSPGSIASVNASATVRNPKLWGPRPTQEPNMHVAITRLYVGDQLVDTYETPFGIRSLQYLGDGLRVNGQRVYIQGVCQHHDLGSLGAAFNIPAARRQLEMLQDMGTNAMRTSHNPPAPELLDLADKMGFLVLDEIFDTWGSHKTRNDFQTIFADWSEPDLRAFVRRDRNHPSIWAWSFGNEVAEQGSSNGAAQAERLRNIVRQEDATRQSTVGMNNAGPDTAFVSIVDLIGLNYQGEGKGNGAPTFENFRGRFPNKLIFSTESSSVVSSRDTYLFPVVNSNNAIVRANGPGADPTTRQVSSYDLYAMEWGASPDKVFVAQDRYSYVAGEFVWTGWDYIGEPTPYDSSRSSYFGIIDLAGFPKDRFYLYQSRWNPSVKMAHILPHWNWPNRVGQVTPVHVYSSGDEAELFVNGKSQGRQKKAQYTYRFRWDQVTYQPGEVRVVTYKDGNEWANATVRTTGTASQLRLSTYQNRVTIKADGEDLSFVSVAVVDDKGDVVPTAEPNITFSITGPGDIVTTDNGDSTDMVAFPSKERKAFRGRALAIVRAKVGASGTITVAATANGVKSAEVVLQVE, from the coding sequence ATGTCTTCCCGCTGTGCGGCCTCCAGTGTCGTGCGGCAATTGCTGGTAGCAGTGGTGCTTTTCATCGTTGGAGTCCTCGCACAAGCAGCAACTCGCGAAAGAATAAGCTTGAACGCGGACTGGCGTTTCCAACGCTTCACCTCGAATCCTGACAACCTCAACTACAACACCCTGAAGCCATGGCTTACACCATCAGCCAACAACTTCATCAATGATGCCTCCCGCCGCACCAAGCGCCCATCCAACGAGCCACCCAACGTCACCTACACCCAAGCAAACTTCAATGATAACTCGTGGGAAGCCCTGAGTCTGCCTCACGACTGGGCTGTCAAAGGACCTTTCTATGTCGGCAACAATGTTCCCGTCGGAGGAAACATGGGTCGTCTTCCCATccagggggttggatggTACCGCAAGAAGTTCACGCTCAACCCGGGCGACGAGGGGAAATCTGTGTATCTCGAGGTTGACGGCGCCATGTCCTATGCTGCGGTCTGGATCAATGGGAAAATCGCTGGTGGATGGCCGTATGGCTATGCCTCATTCCGTGTCGACCTCACTCCGTATCTGCAGTCCGGAAGCAATCAGCTAGCTATTCGCCTTGACCAAGCCGTTGAGTCGTCGCGATGGTACCCAGGTGCAGGGATCTACCGCAACGTTTGGTTGACCAAAGTAAACCCCATCCACGTCGGCCAGTTCGGTACCTTCGTCAAAACTAGGAGCTCATCAGCTCAAACGGCAACGCTTGACCTCACTGTTCAGGTGGAGAACAGCGCATCAACCGCCGCAGCAGGTCAGGTCCAGGTCGTCACTGACATTCATTCTTACGATGCGGTCTCGGGGAAGGCGGGAGCAAAGATCGGTGGTTTCTCTAACACCACAGTCAACGTCTCCCCAGGTTCTATTGCATCTGTGAATGCATCAGCGACTGTGCGGAACCCAAAGCTTTGGGGTCCACGTCCGACGCAGGAGCCCAATATGCATGTTGCCATCACCCGTCTTTACGTTGGGGACCAGCTGGTAGACACATACGAGACTCCTTTCGGCATCCGCTCTCTGCAGTACCTTGGCGATGGACTGCGTGTCAACGGTCAGCGCGTGTACATTCAGGGTGTTTGCCAGCACCATGATCTTGGGTCGTTGGGAGCCGCCTTCAACATTCCGGCTGCTCGGCGTCAGCTGGAGATGCTCCAGGATATGGGAACCAACGCGATGAGAACCTCACACAATCCTCCAGCGCCTGAGCTGCTCGATCTTGCGGACAAGATGGGTTTCCTTGTCCTGGACGAGATCTTCGACACGTGGGGCAGCCACAAGACTCGCAACGATTTCCAGACCATCTTTGCCGACTGGTCTGAGCCAGATCTCAGAGCGTTTGTTCGACGTGACCGCAACCATCCTTCAATTTGGGCCTGGTCCTTTGGAAACGAGGTCGCAGAGCAGGGAAGCAGCAACGGTGCAGCACAAGCTGAGCGTCTTCGAAATATTGTTCGCCAGGAGGACGCCACCAGACAGTCCACCGTCGGAATGAACAACGCTGGGCCTGACACGGCCTTTGTCTCGATTGTTGATCTTATCGGGTTGAACTATCAGGGAGAGGGCAAAGGAAACGGCGCGCCAACGTTCGAGAACTTCCGGGGACGGTTCCCTAACAAGTTGATCTTCAGCACTGAGAGCTCGTCGGTGGTTAGCTCCAGGGACACATACCTCTTCCCAGTGGTGAACAGCAACAACGCGATTGTACGGGCGAATGGTCCTGGCGCCGATCCTACTACTAGACAAGTCAGTTCGTATGACCTGTACGCCATGGAATGGGGTGCTTCACCTGACAAGGTCTTTGTGGCACAAGATCGGTATTCGTACGTTGCGGGCGAGTTTGTTTGGACAGGCTGGGATTACATTGGAGAGCCGACGCCATATGATTCCTCTCGGAGCAGCTACTTTGGCATCATCGACCTTGCTGGGTTTCCCAAGGACCGGTTCTACCTTTACCAGTCAAGATGGAACCCAAGCGTGAAGATGGCCCACATCCTGCCTCACTGGAACTGGCCCAATCGCGTCGGTCAAGTCACGCCTGTTCATGTGTACTCTTCGGGTGACGAAGCCGAGCTTTTCGTCAACGGCAAGTCGCAGGGTCGACAGAAGAAGGCGCAGTACACCTATCGTTTCCGGTGGGACCAGGTCACCTACCAGCCAGGAGAGGTGCGTGTCGTGACATACAAGGATGGGAATGAATGGGCGAATGCGACAGTTCGGACTACCGGGACGGCCTCTCAGTTGCGGTTGTCGACGTATCAAAACCGAGTGACGATCAAAGCTGACGGCGAGGATCTCTCTTTTGTCAGTGTTGCTGTCGTGGACGACAAGGGCGATGTTGTTCCCACCGCGGAACCCAACATCACATTTTCCATCACTGGGCCTGGTGACATTGTCACTACGGATAATGGAGACTCGACTGATATGGTTGCGTTCCCGTCAAAGGAGAGGAAAGCGTTCCGAGGACGAGCGTTGGCTATTGTGCGTGCAAAGGTTGGAGCATCGGGGACGATTACAGTGGCGGCCACGGCGAATGGTGTCAAGTCGGCGGAGGTTGTGCTACAGGTAGAATAG
- a CDS encoding hypothetical protein (COG:I; COG:J; COG:T; EggNog:ENOG503NTYP) gives MAIDCLFTPAHHLGTFELMKCDIRTDQAVGPHPPILRGLRHVADALKAAGQKVVDWEPPLQTTTKRVHVSFLLADDGNDIHPHLVLSGEPLIPDLQEPFQLKAAN, from the exons ATGGCTATTGACTGTCTTTTTACGCCTGCTCACCATCTTGGTACCTTTGAGCTAATGAAGTGTGACATTAGGACTGATCAGGCCGTCGGCCCACATCCTCCCATTCTCAGGGGTCTTCGCCATGTAGCAGATGCCCTCAAGGCAGCCGGGCAAAAGGTGGTTGATTGGGAGCCGCCGCTTCAGACTACCACTAAGCGGGTTCAT GTCTCCTTCCTCCTAGCAGACGACGGAAACGacatccacccccacctCGTTCTTTCAGGAGAGCCCCTGATCCCCGACCTCCAAGAACCATTCCAGCTCAAAGCCGCAAATTGA
- a CDS encoding hypothetical protein (EggNog:ENOG503NZ3K; COG:S) gives MWLLNTITLKLEEFCDNDLPPYAILSHTWDVPSQEVTFVEMQGLRETITNKTGFAKITNFCRLASQNGYEYGWVDTCCIDKRNSADLSEAINSMYRYYYDSGDCLVYLSDTKPMADWGSLSNVKLDDVLRPCRWFTRGWTLQELLAPETRSFFDATWQPITNRHLVSVISNITKIGDACLLFRDNISEVSISERMGWASERHTTRSEDITYSLMGIFNICMPILYGEGGKKAFRRLQKEIMRVSFDQSLFVWKEDVSSSGFLASSPAAFACPPTLGLWAPRNLAPFYMTNVGLSVRLNIVEILVEDRTWVPKNVLEIHDSEDDEEKVQMAIIGCDILNSDNRWVLLALYVQPVPGGSFVINGKLSRAYRRVASHTWTAVPTGALFQRSGPSRSTDVLILEDEHYDLVRRASREHDHRTWNRFGVSLPPFLRLDLEAKSEPSQT, from the coding sequence ATGTGGCTTCTCAACACAATCACTTTGAAACTAGAAGAGTTCTGCGACAATGACCTTCCGCCCTATGCCATCCTGTCCCATACCTGGGATGTCCCAAGTCAGGAAGTGACCTTTGTGGAGATGCAGGGCTTGCGcgaaaccatcaccaacaagaccgGTTTCGCAAAGATCACCAACTTTTGCCGCCTCGCAAGTCAAAATGGTTACGAATATGGGTGGGTAGACACCTGCTGCATCGACAAGCGCAACAGTGCCGACCTATCCGAGgccatcaactccatgtACCGGTATTACTACGACTCAGGAGACTGCCTCGTCTACCTCTCCGATACCAAACCGATGGCTGACTGGGGAAGCCTATCGAATGTcaagcttgatgatgttttaAGGCCATGTCGGTGGTTCACACGCGGATGGACCCTTCAAGAGCTCCTTGCCCCTGAGACAAGATCATTCTTCGACGCCACATGGCAACCCATCACAAACAGGCACCTCGTCAGCGTTATCTCGAACATCACTAAGATTGGCGACGCCTGTCTTCTATTTCGTGACAATATCTCCGAGGTGAGCATATCGGAACGAATGGGATGGGCATCAGAGCGACATACCACACGCAGCGAAGACATAACCTACAGCCTCATGGGCATCTTCAACATTTGCATGCCTATTCTCTATGGCGAGGGGGGCAAAAAGGCATTCCGTCGGCTACAAAAAGAGATCATGCGTGTGTCCTTTGACCAAAGTCTTTTCGTGTGGAAGGAAGATGTGTCAAGTAGTGGATTTCTAGCCAGTTCACCTGCTGCATTTGCCTGCCCACCGACTCTTGGGTTATGGGCTCCTCGCAACCTCGCTCCTTTCTATATGACCAATGTCGGGTTGTCAGTACGCTTGAACATTGTCGAAATCCTGGTTGAGGACCGCACATGGGTGCCGAAAAATGTACTCGAAATCCACGATTccgaagacgatgaggaaaAGGTTCAGATGGCGATCATTGGGTGCGATATCCTAAATAGTGACAACCGCTGGGTTCTCTTGGCTCTTTATGTTCAGCCTGTTCCGGGAGGGAGTTTCGTTATAAATGGGAAGCTTTCCAGAGCATACCGTCGCGTTGCAAGCCATACATGGACTGCAGTGCCAACGGGGGCATTGTTTCAAAGGAGCGGACCGAGCAGGTCAACAGATGTTTTGATACTGGAGGATGAACATTATGATCTAGTGCGCCGGGCTTCACGAGAGCATGACCACAGAACCTGGAACCGCTTCGGTGTTTCTCTCCCTCCATTTTTGCGACTAGACCTTGAAGCTAAATCTGAACCGTCTCAGACTTGA
- the MDH1 gene encoding Malate dehydrogenase, cytoplasmic (COG:C; EggNog:ENOG503NWAG): MFASRIQTRAFSVSARQLSKVTVLGAAGGIGQPLSLLLKQNPRVTELALYDIRGAPGVAADVSHVNTKSTVKGYEATPSGLASALKGSEVVLIPAGVPRKPGMTRDDLFNTNASIVRDLAKACAESCPEANILIISNPVNSTVPICAEVFKSKGVYNPKRLFGVTTLDVVRASRFVSEKKGTDPKDENITVVGGHSGVTIVPLFSQSNHPDLSSDAELVKRVQFGGDEVVKAKDGAGSATLSMAMAGARMADSVLRAAQGEKGVIEPTFVDSPLYKDQGIDFFSSKVELGPNGVEKILPVGKVDAIEEGLLQACFADLKKNIEKGVAFVASNPGK; this comes from the exons ATGTTTGCCTCCAGAATCCAGACCCGCGCCTTCTCGGTGTCGGCCCGCCAG CTCTCCAAGGTTACCGTCCTCGGTGCCGCCGGTGGCATTGGCCAgcccctctctcttctcctgaAGCAGAACCCCAGAGTCACTGAGCTCGCCCTCTACGATATCCGTGGCGCCCCTG GCGTTGCTGCTGATGTCTCCCACGTCAACACCAAGTCCACCGTCAAGGGTTACGAGGCCACCCCCAGCGGCCTCGCCAGCGCCCTCAAGGGCTCCGAGGTCGTCCTCATCCCCGCCGGTGTTCCCCGCAAGCCCGGCATGACCCGTGATGAtctcttcaacaccaacgcctCCATCGTCCGCGACCTCGCCAAGGCCTGCGCCGAGTCCTGCCCCGAggccaacatcctcatcatctccaaccccgtcaactccaccgtccccatcTGCGCCGAGGTCTTCAAGTCCAAGGGTGTCTACAACCCCAAGCGCCTCTTCGGTGTCACAACCCTTGACGTCGTCCGTGCCTCCCGCTTCGTTtccgagaagaagggcacCGACCCCAAGGATGAGAACATCACCGTTGTCGGTGGCCACTCCGGTGTGACCATcgtccccctcttctcccagTCCAACCACCCCGACCTCTCCTCCGACGCCGAGCTCGTCAAGCGTGTCCAgttcggtggtgatgaggttgtcaaggccaaggatgGTGCCGGTtccgccaccctctccatGGCCATGGCCGGTGCCCGCATGGCCGACTCCGTCCTCCGCGCTGCTCAGGGCGAGAAGGGCGTCATTGAGCCCACCTTCGTCGACAGCCCCCTCTACAAGGACCAGGGCATCGACTTCTTCAGCTCCAAGGTTGAGCTCGGCCCCAACGGTGTTGAGAAGATCCTCCCCGTCGGCAAGGTTGACGCCATCGAGGAGGGTCTCCTCCAGGCCTGCTTTGCTGACCTCAAGAAGAACATCGAAAAGGGTGTTGCCTTCGTGGCCTCCAACCCTGGCAAATAA